The Litchfieldia alkalitelluris genome has a window encoding:
- a CDS encoding GGDEF domain-containing protein: MKVTLNKFQEFKLRIYLWMLPVLILALLVNLMNWSSIDQFNQITSSLLVIWYITAFVLLYNKRFFRFVELFNLLIISILHLMKSFDIIYGDMVLNQELTTGNATLWTPLVFVYIFVTLNARVGSVFSIILWSITLAMGVIFWDSVPDEATNAILQYHLSNLVYIGFLFFARNIIKTYTESEFLEKLAFQDYLTGIGNRRMVYSWVETLIEARTNTSFSIIFFDIDHFKKINDNFGHVTGDNILKDLSNLVTQHIPKVAKFGRWGGEEFVIILPGYSKEKAAIVAEEIRRNIEHYTFPVAGGVTTSFGVESYQPSDTAESLLDRADQALYEAKGFGRNQVRIYQQNN, translated from the coding sequence ATGAAAGTAACACTTAATAAGTTTCAAGAGTTTAAACTTCGTATCTATTTATGGATGTTACCAGTTTTAATTTTAGCTTTACTGGTAAATTTAATGAATTGGAGCTCCATAGATCAATTTAATCAAATTACATCTTCTTTACTAGTCATCTGGTATATTACTGCATTTGTATTGTTGTACAACAAACGATTTTTTCGGTTTGTTGAACTATTTAATCTTCTAATTATCAGTATTCTTCATCTGATGAAATCATTCGATATTATTTATGGAGACATGGTTTTAAACCAGGAACTAACAACTGGAAATGCGACATTATGGACACCGTTAGTTTTTGTTTATATTTTTGTTACTTTAAATGCTCGGGTTGGAAGCGTTTTTTCGATAATTCTCTGGTCAATAACCCTAGCGATGGGTGTCATTTTCTGGGACTCTGTTCCAGACGAGGCTACAAACGCTATCCTCCAATATCACCTTTCGAATCTTGTTTATATTGGCTTTTTGTTTTTTGCGCGAAACATTATCAAAACTTATACGGAATCTGAATTTTTAGAGAAGCTAGCATTTCAAGACTATTTAACGGGTATTGGTAATCGAAGAATGGTTTACTCATGGGTAGAAACTTTAATTGAAGCAAGAACGAATACTAGTTTCTCTATTATATTCTTTGACATTGATCATTTTAAAAAAATCAATGATAACTTTGGACATGTTACGGGCGACAATATTTTAAAAGATCTTTCAAACCTGGTTACTCAACACATCCCAAAAGTGGCTAAGTTTGGTAGATGGGGTGGTGAGGAATTTGTAATTATTTTACCAGGGTATTCAAAAGAAAAAGCAGCTATAGTTGCAGAAGAGATTAGGCGCAATATCGAGCACTATACATTTCCTGTTGCAGGAGGAGTAACAACTAGTTTCGGAGTGGAAAGTTATCAGCCTAGTGACACAGCGGAATCTTTGTTGGACCGAGCAGACCAAGCTTTATATGAAGCCAAGGGTTTTGGAAGGAACCAGGTTAGGATTTATCAGCAAAATAATTAA
- the zupT gene encoding zinc transporter ZupT: MAENLLFAFALTLMAGLATGIGSLLAFFTSTTNTKFLSVALGFSAGVMIYVSMVEIFVKAQDSLTSALGLQMGSWMTVVGFFGGMLLIAAIDKFIPKQGNPHELKKVEDMNAPKDPSKDPALLKMGTFTALAIAIHNFPEGIATFTAALQDPLMGVAIAVAIAIHNIPEGVAVSVPIYYATGDKKKAFKLSFLSGLSEPLGAVVAFLFLMPYLNDVMFGIIFAAVAGIMVFISLDELLPAAKKYDETHLSIYGLIAGMAVMAVSLLLFI; encoded by the coding sequence ATGGCTGAAAATTTGTTGTTTGCGTTTGCCTTAACATTGATGGCAGGTCTAGCCACTGGAATTGGAAGTCTTTTAGCTTTTTTTACATCAACCACTAATACGAAATTTTTATCAGTAGCACTTGGTTTTTCAGCAGGGGTAATGATTTATGTATCGATGGTTGAAATTTTTGTAAAGGCTCAGGATTCACTTACATCCGCACTCGGACTTCAAATGGGGAGTTGGATGACAGTTGTAGGCTTCTTTGGTGGAATGCTATTAATTGCAGCGATTGATAAGTTTATCCCAAAACAAGGTAATCCGCATGAACTGAAAAAGGTTGAGGATATGAATGCACCCAAGGATCCTTCAAAGGACCCAGCTTTATTGAAGATGGGGACTTTTACAGCTCTTGCAATTGCGATTCATAATTTCCCAGAGGGTATAGCTACCTTTACAGCGGCATTGCAAGATCCTTTGATGGGGGTTGCAATTGCGGTGGCAATAGCCATTCATAATATACCAGAAGGTGTTGCAGTTTCGGTACCGATTTATTATGCAACAGGTGATAAGAAGAAAGCCTTCAAATTATCATTTTTATCTGGACTATCCGAGCCCTTAGGTGCAGTAGTTGCTTTCTTATTTCTAATGCCATATTTAAATGATGTGATGTTCGGAATAATCTTCGCTGCTGTTGCAGGAATCATGGTCTTTATTTCCCTTGATGAATTATTACCAGCAGCCAAAAAATACGATGAAACACACTTATCTATTTATGGTTTAATTGCAGGTATGGCTGTTATGGCTGTTAGTCTCTTATTATTTATATAA
- the mntR gene encoding transcriptional regulator MntR has product MKTTPSMEDYIEQIYILINKKGYARVSDIAENLSVLPSSVTKMVQKLDEDEYLNYEKYRGLSLTTKGEKLGHRLVYRHDLLEEFLEIIGVKPDNIYNDVEGIEHHLSWDAIDRIGDLVQYFKNEPKRIEELRNVSGEKS; this is encoded by the coding sequence ATGAAAACTACACCCAGTATGGAAGATTATATTGAACAAATCTATATCTTAATCAACAAAAAGGGTTATGCACGCGTTTCGGATATCGCAGAAAACCTCTCAGTACTCCCCTCTTCAGTAACGAAAATGGTTCAAAAACTCGATGAGGATGAATACCTAAATTATGAAAAGTATAGAGGGCTCAGTCTCACAACCAAGGGCGAAAAACTAGGGCACCGACTTGTTTATCGTCATGATTTATTAGAGGAATTCCTTGAAATTATAGGTGTTAAACCTGATAATATTTATAATGATGTAGAGGGAATTGAACATCACTTAAGTTGGGATGCAATTGATCGCATTGGGGATCTTGTTCAATACTTTAAAAATGAACCAAAACGAATTGAGGAATTACGGAACGTTAGTGGTGAGAAATCATAA
- a CDS encoding aldehyde dehydrogenase family protein yields the protein MKQEQIVVDAIIDGKKFKTKKLAPRENPTRPSEIVGYAPVNTREEAILAINSAHNAFPSWAETPIEDRIERMRKAIKKIKDATPEITELLSREHGKPLYDSNGEVGVTLAWMEYACANAKEVLKSEVHEHEYGKTIIAKDAIGVVSAIIPWNYPLALSTIKIAPALLAGNTMVLKPSPFAPLAVSKVIELVSSEFPNGVLNLVHGESEVGVELTSNPKVSKIAFTGGTETGKHIMRSAADTLKHITLELGGNDAAIFLKTFDVNDERAMRRLVISNFLTAGQICMIAKRIYVDKSIYKPFVENYIEAANKWIRVGDPFNKDVTIGPVNNKKQIDHVQSLIDDAESKGAKVIKLGKVLDEDLFNTGYFMQPTVVLGADNNDPIVVEEQFGPTVPILPFDDEKDAINLVNDSIYGLTSSVWGKEEDAVKVAKQIQAGTTMINTAAVQGLDVRFPFGGVKQSGFGQEYGKEGLLTYTNTHVINIPKVGELPYIPE from the coding sequence ATGAAACAAGAGCAAATTGTGGTTGATGCAATAATTGATGGGAAAAAATTCAAAACTAAAAAACTGGCTCCACGTGAAAACCCAACGCGTCCAAGCGAAATTGTTGGTTATGCACCGGTTAACACGCGCGAAGAAGCGATATTGGCGATTAATTCTGCTCATAATGCTTTTCCTAGTTGGGCAGAAACTCCTATTGAAGATCGAATTGAACGTATGAGAAAGGCGATAAAAAAGATTAAAGATGCAACTCCAGAAATTACAGAATTGCTATCAAGAGAACACGGGAAACCGCTATATGATTCCAATGGAGAAGTAGGAGTAACATTAGCTTGGATGGAATATGCGTGTGCTAATGCTAAGGAAGTATTGAAAAGTGAAGTTCACGAACATGAATATGGAAAAACAATTATTGCTAAAGATGCAATTGGGGTAGTGTCAGCAATTATACCTTGGAATTATCCGTTGGCCCTTTCTACAATAAAGATTGCTCCTGCCCTACTAGCAGGTAATACGATGGTTTTAAAACCGAGTCCATTTGCTCCGCTTGCTGTAAGTAAGGTAATCGAGCTGGTTTCTAGTGAGTTTCCTAATGGGGTCCTTAACTTAGTCCATGGAGAGAGTGAAGTAGGTGTTGAATTAACCTCCAATCCAAAAGTATCTAAAATTGCCTTTACGGGCGGAACTGAAACAGGGAAACATATCATGCGTTCTGCTGCGGATACCTTAAAGCATATAACACTGGAATTAGGTGGAAATGATGCGGCCATTTTCCTGAAAACCTTCGATGTAAATGATGAGAGAGCAATGCGTCGACTCGTTATTTCAAATTTCTTAACTGCTGGGCAAATATGTATGATTGCTAAAAGGATATACGTTGACAAATCAATTTATAAACCGTTCGTTGAAAATTACATTGAGGCTGCAAACAAGTGGATTAGAGTAGGGGATCCATTTAATAAGGACGTTACCATTGGCCCAGTTAATAACAAGAAACAAATAGATCATGTTCAAAGTTTAATTGATGATGCAGAAAGTAAAGGGGCTAAAGTGATTAAACTCGGTAAGGTGCTTGATGAGGACTTGTTTAATACAGGCTATTTTATGCAACCCACAGTCGTTTTGGGAGCAGATAATAACGATCCAATTGTTGTCGAAGAGCAATTTGGACCAACAGTTCCAATATTACCTTTTGATGATGAAAAGGATGCAATTAATTTAGTAAATGACAGTATTTATGGCTTAACTAGTTCTGTTTGGGGTAAAGAGGAAGATGCGGTGAAAGTTGCAAAACAAATTCAGGCTGGAACTACAATGATAAATACTGCCGCAGTTCAAGGGCTAGATGTGCGCTTCCCATTTGGTGGTGTTAAACAATCTGGATTTGGACAGGAATATGGGAAAGAAGGACTTTTAACCTATACAAATACACATGTGATCAATATTCCGAAGGTCGGTGAATTACCATATATTCCAGAATAA